A window of Aquipuribacter sp. SD81 contains these coding sequences:
- a CDS encoding MIP/aquaporin family protein, translating to MEISYGALFLSEVVGTAFLLLLGCGVVANVALARTKGNGGGFLLVNFGWGLAVFAGVYAAFASGAHINPAVTVGLLFNRAEEYAPGIPVDVGTTILYFLGQMVGAFLGAVLCWLAYRKQFDATEDPAAQLGVFSTGPELRTPVWNVVTEVIGTFVLVFIILMFGQTPAELGPLAVALLVVGIGASLGGPTGYAINPARDLGPRIAHAVLPMKGKGSSNWGYAWVPVVGPLIGGALAGVAANLYFMPMGV from the coding sequence ATGGAGATCTCGTACGGGGCGTTGTTCCTCTCTGAGGTGGTCGGCACCGCCTTCCTGCTGCTGCTCGGCTGCGGCGTCGTCGCCAACGTCGCCCTCGCCCGCACCAAGGGCAACGGCGGCGGCTTCCTCCTCGTCAACTTCGGGTGGGGCCTCGCCGTCTTCGCGGGCGTCTACGCCGCTTTCGCCTCGGGCGCCCACATCAACCCCGCCGTGACGGTCGGCCTGCTGTTTAACCGGGCCGAGGAGTACGCCCCCGGCATCCCCGTCGACGTGGGGACGACCATCCTGTACTTCCTCGGGCAGATGGTCGGCGCCTTCCTCGGCGCGGTGCTGTGCTGGCTCGCCTACCGCAAGCAGTTCGACGCCACGGAGGACCCGGCCGCCCAGCTCGGCGTCTTCTCCACCGGCCCGGAGCTGCGCACCCCGGTGTGGAACGTCGTCACCGAGGTGATCGGCACCTTCGTGCTCGTCTTCATCATCCTCATGTTCGGCCAGACACCCGCCGAGCTCGGCCCGCTGGCCGTCGCGCTCCTCGTCGTCGGCATCGGTGCCTCCCTCGGTGGCCCGACGGGCTATGCCATCAACCCGGCCCGCGACCTCGGGCCGCGCATCGCCCACGCGGTGCTGCCCATGAAGGGCAAGGGCTCGAGCAACTGGGGCTACGCGTGGGTCCCCGTCGTCGGGCCCCTGATCGGCGGGGCGCTCGCCGGCGTCGCCGCGAACCTCTACTTCATGCCGATGGGCGTCTGA